The following are from one region of the Silene latifolia isolate original U9 population chromosome 9, ASM4854445v1, whole genome shotgun sequence genome:
- the LOC141599962 gene encoding uncharacterized protein LOC141599962 isoform X2, with amino-acid sequence MSRCFPFPPPGYQTNIKPHYPASLSPLFKEQNRTEKNHKKEKKGKEKKESKEKHEKERIYEKHEKERIYEKHREKKNKKEKHRDKKEKGLDNDKHKGIGLLSDEKRPVRPPNADLHKLGEKRKNRENDGSVTSVEKRVAGQSIFNYGEPVSKSNHLVSHTKIDKIASALDMSNFDGERRINNQFSNNVSAKKNKDGGVKFTGTGVMPVLANKEKTNEKTADVKKTGALRIVGENKFCGNALVQNVIKPVNLPDKSPRPMVEGKERKEKQAIVGVVQNRVGTMVKPVEKKLVSRVEKKGQARETEKEDDEKKPIHKVKDMDMVTKEEENVKAISEQKRHAQIPSKRDGSEHHMCTPSAKNDWKKDLSAPLSNGIQNILNTSNEGSATLLGKRKDIGLSEQMTEPNKLARTTASTHPLTETEPCQNSAAFASRPPMNTKAECTFGRDGTQRPSTNIKVEGNALKRNDTKTSPITQSSQITSKSTRKSEVSATPLHPDTKYLTQVLTVPKLDEWPEFDDQEWLFRGKSSQTRKPKVATSCVEGEPTVWASAVWLDPVQVFALPYVLPY; translated from the exons ATGTCTCGCTGCTTTCCTTTCCCTCCCCCGGGATATCAAACCAACATTAAACCCCATTACCCTGCTTCCCTATCGCCGCTTTTTAAG GAACAGAACAGAACAGAGAAAAATCACAAAAAGGAGAAGAAAGGCAAGGAGAAGAAAGAGAGTAAAGAAAAGCACGAGAAAGAAAGAATTTATGAAAAGCACGAGAAAGAAAGAATTTATGAAAAGCatagggaaaagaaaaacaaaaaggagAAGCACAGAGATAAAAAAGAGAAGGGTCTGGACAATGATAAACATAAAGGCATTGGCTTATTGTCTGATGAGAAGAGGCCAGTGAGGCCACCAAATGCCGATCTTCATAAACTCGGAGAAAAGAGGAAAAACAGGGAAAATGACGGAAGTGTTACTTCGGTTGAAAAGAGAGTTGCAGGTCAGTCTATTTTTAATTATGGGGAGCCAGTTAGTAAAAGCAATCACCTGGTTTCCCACACTAAGATCGATAAAATTGCTTCGGCATTGGACATGTCAAACTTTGATGGAGAAAGGAGaattaataatcaattttctAATAACGTCTCTGCCAAGAAAAATAAAGATGGAGGGGTTAAATTTACAGGTACAGGTGTGATGCCTGTTCTGGCTAATAAAGAAAAAACCAATGAAAAAACAGCTGATGTTAAAAAGACAGGTGCTCTGCGTATCGTAGGTGAAAATAAGTTTTGTGGGAATGCATTGGTTCAAAATGTCATTAAGCCGGTTAACTTGCCTGATAAAAGTCCAAGGCCTATGGTGGAAGGAAAGGAAAGGAAGGAAAAACAAGCAATTGTTGGAGTGGTTCAAAACAGAGTCGGAACAATGGTCAAACCTGTGGAAAAGAAGCTTGTGTCTAGGGTGGAGAAGAAAGGACAGGCTAGAGAGacagaaaaggaggatgatgaaaaaaaaccAATTCATAAAGTCAAAGACATGGACATGGTGACGAAGGAAGAGGAGAATGTGAAGGCGATAAGTGAGCAGAAAAGGCATGCACAGATACCAAGCAAGAGAGATGGCAGTGAACACCACATGTGTACACCAAGTGCTAAGAATGATTGGAAGAAGGATTTGTCAGCTCCCCTGAGTAATGGAATTCAGAACATACTAAATACTAGCAATGAAGGTAGTGCCACTCTTCTTGGAAAACGGAAGGACATTGGGCTCAGTG AGCAAATGACCGAGCCGAATAAGCTGGCAAGAACAACTGCTTCCACTCATCCATTGACCGAAACTGAGCCTTGCCAGAATTCTGCTGCATTTGCTTCTCGGCCACCTATGAATACTAAAGCAGAATGCACTTTTGGTCGTGATGGGACCCAGCGGCCGTCCACGAATATTAAAGTGGAAGGCAATGCACTCAAGCGAAATGACACTAAGACGTCCCCCATTACACAATCTTCTCAAATAACCTCAAAATCAACTCGAAAATCTGAAGTTTCTGCAACGCCTCTTCATCCGGATACCAAGTATCTCACACAGGTACTCACTGTTCCAAAATTAGATGAATGGCCCGAGTTTGATGACCAGGAATGGCTGTTTAGGGGCAAAAGCTCCCAAACAAGGAAGCCTAAGGTAGCAACTTCTTGTGTTGAAGGGGAACCAACGGTATGGGCAAGCGCTGTGTGGTTAGACCCAGTTCAGGTTTTTGCTTTGCCATATGTTCTTCCTTACTGA
- the LOC141599962 gene encoding uncharacterized protein LOC141599962 isoform X1 → MSRCFPFPPPGYQTNIKPHYPASLSPLFKEQNRTEKNHKKEKKGKEKKESKEKHEKERIYEKHEKERIYEKHREKKNKKEKHRDKKEKGLDNDKHKGIGLLSDEKRPVRPPNADLHKLGEKRKNRENDGSVTSVEKRVAGQSIFNYGEPVSKSNHLVSHTKIDKIASALDMSNFDGERRINNQFSNNVSAKKNKDGGVKFTGTGVMPVLANKEKTNEKTADVKKTGALRIVGENKFCGNALVQNVIKPVNLPDKSPRPMVEGKERKEKQAIVGVVQNRVGTMVKPVEKKLVSRVEKKGQARETEKEDDEKKPIHKVKDMDMVTKEEENVKAISEQKRHAQIPSKRDGSEHHMCTPSAKNDWKKDLSAPLSNGIQNILNTSNEGSATLLGKRKDIGLSGMYDEQMTEPNKLARTTASTHPLTETEPCQNSAAFASRPPMNTKAECTFGRDGTQRPSTNIKVEGNALKRNDTKTSPITQSSQITSKSTRKSEVSATPLHPDTKYLTQVLTVPKLDEWPEFDDQEWLFRGKSSQTRKPKVATSCVEGEPTVWASAVWLDPVQVFALPYVLPY, encoded by the exons ATGTCTCGCTGCTTTCCTTTCCCTCCCCCGGGATATCAAACCAACATTAAACCCCATTACCCTGCTTCCCTATCGCCGCTTTTTAAG GAACAGAACAGAACAGAGAAAAATCACAAAAAGGAGAAGAAAGGCAAGGAGAAGAAAGAGAGTAAAGAAAAGCACGAGAAAGAAAGAATTTATGAAAAGCACGAGAAAGAAAGAATTTATGAAAAGCatagggaaaagaaaaacaaaaaggagAAGCACAGAGATAAAAAAGAGAAGGGTCTGGACAATGATAAACATAAAGGCATTGGCTTATTGTCTGATGAGAAGAGGCCAGTGAGGCCACCAAATGCCGATCTTCATAAACTCGGAGAAAAGAGGAAAAACAGGGAAAATGACGGAAGTGTTACTTCGGTTGAAAAGAGAGTTGCAGGTCAGTCTATTTTTAATTATGGGGAGCCAGTTAGTAAAAGCAATCACCTGGTTTCCCACACTAAGATCGATAAAATTGCTTCGGCATTGGACATGTCAAACTTTGATGGAGAAAGGAGaattaataatcaattttctAATAACGTCTCTGCCAAGAAAAATAAAGATGGAGGGGTTAAATTTACAGGTACAGGTGTGATGCCTGTTCTGGCTAATAAAGAAAAAACCAATGAAAAAACAGCTGATGTTAAAAAGACAGGTGCTCTGCGTATCGTAGGTGAAAATAAGTTTTGTGGGAATGCATTGGTTCAAAATGTCATTAAGCCGGTTAACTTGCCTGATAAAAGTCCAAGGCCTATGGTGGAAGGAAAGGAAAGGAAGGAAAAACAAGCAATTGTTGGAGTGGTTCAAAACAGAGTCGGAACAATGGTCAAACCTGTGGAAAAGAAGCTTGTGTCTAGGGTGGAGAAGAAAGGACAGGCTAGAGAGacagaaaaggaggatgatgaaaaaaaaccAATTCATAAAGTCAAAGACATGGACATGGTGACGAAGGAAGAGGAGAATGTGAAGGCGATAAGTGAGCAGAAAAGGCATGCACAGATACCAAGCAAGAGAGATGGCAGTGAACACCACATGTGTACACCAAGTGCTAAGAATGATTGGAAGAAGGATTTGTCAGCTCCCCTGAGTAATGGAATTCAGAACATACTAAATACTAGCAATGAAGGTAGTGCCACTCTTCTTGGAAAACGGAAGGACATTGGGCTCAGTGGTATGTATGATG AGCAAATGACCGAGCCGAATAAGCTGGCAAGAACAACTGCTTCCACTCATCCATTGACCGAAACTGAGCCTTGCCAGAATTCTGCTGCATTTGCTTCTCGGCCACCTATGAATACTAAAGCAGAATGCACTTTTGGTCGTGATGGGACCCAGCGGCCGTCCACGAATATTAAAGTGGAAGGCAATGCACTCAAGCGAAATGACACTAAGACGTCCCCCATTACACAATCTTCTCAAATAACCTCAAAATCAACTCGAAAATCTGAAGTTTCTGCAACGCCTCTTCATCCGGATACCAAGTATCTCACACAGGTACTCACTGTTCCAAAATTAGATGAATGGCCCGAGTTTGATGACCAGGAATGGCTGTTTAGGGGCAAAAGCTCCCAAACAAGGAAGCCTAAGGTAGCAACTTCTTGTGTTGAAGGGGAACCAACGGTATGGGCAAGCGCTGTGTGGTTAGACCCAGTTCAGGTTTTTGCTTTGCCATATGTTCTTCCTTACTGA